The proteins below are encoded in one region of Rhizobacter sp.:
- a CDS encoding alpha-D-ribose 1-methylphosphonate 5-phosphate C-P-lyase PhnJ, with the protein MMQGYNFAYLDERSKRMIRRAILKAVAIPGHQVPFGSREMPLAYGWGTGGIQVTAAILGQHDVLKVIDQGSDDTTNAVNIRQFFARTAGVQTTERTREASVIQTRHRIPEAPLGEHQVLVYQVPQPEPLYKLEARRSETLKLHACEEYGLVNVKLYEDLAHWGRVETTYDYPVLVNQRYVMSPSPIPSFDNPKMHRMPALQLFGAGREKRIYAVPPYTEVKSLDFEDHPFTVEPHGHACALCGCTTSYLDEVLQAGGERLWTCSDTDWCREQQEAKEATDAR; encoded by the coding sequence ATGATGCAGGGCTACAACTTCGCATACCTGGATGAGCGCTCCAAGCGGATGATCCGGCGCGCCATCCTCAAGGCGGTTGCCATCCCGGGCCATCAAGTCCCGTTCGGGTCCAGAGAAATGCCGCTCGCCTACGGCTGGGGCACCGGCGGCATCCAGGTGACGGCCGCCATCCTCGGCCAGCACGACGTGCTCAAGGTCATCGACCAGGGCAGTGACGACACCACCAACGCCGTCAACATCCGCCAGTTCTTCGCGCGCACGGCCGGCGTGCAGACCACCGAGCGCACGCGCGAGGCGAGCGTGATCCAGACGCGCCACCGCATCCCCGAGGCGCCGCTCGGCGAGCACCAGGTGCTCGTCTACCAGGTGCCGCAACCCGAGCCGCTCTACAAGCTCGAAGCGCGCCGCAGCGAAACGCTCAAGCTGCACGCCTGCGAGGAATACGGCCTCGTCAATGTGAAGCTCTACGAAGATCTCGCGCACTGGGGCCGCGTGGAGACCACCTACGACTACCCCGTGCTGGTGAACCAGCGCTACGTGATGTCGCCCTCGCCCATCCCGAGCTTCGACAACCCCAAGATGCACCGCATGCCCGCGCTACAGCTCTTCGGTGCCGGCCGCGAGAAACGCATCTACGCCGTGCCGCCCTACACCGAGGTGAAGAGCCTCGACTTCGAAGACCACCCGTTCACCGTCGAGCCGCACGGCCACGCCTGTGCGCTGTGCGGCTGCACCACGAGCTACCTCGACGAAGTGCTGCAGGCCGGCGGCGAGCGCCTGTGGACCTGCTCCGACACCGACTGGTGCCGCGAACAACAAGAAGCGAAGGAGGCCACCGATGCCCGCTGA
- the phnG gene encoding phosphonate C-P lyase system protein PhnG, with the protein MTSTPDSLRQAWLAVLALAPRDALARHAAARVAEHRFEWLREPETGLAMVRGRIANRGDRFNVGEATLTRCIARVTLGGHTTAGVGHVLGRDDERARWIAQLDALLQQPTLHDTLQREVIAPLKVAREQVLAAERARHAASRVSFYTLAPEGAAP; encoded by the coding sequence ATGACCTCGACACCTGATTCTCTACGCCAAGCCTGGCTCGCCGTGCTGGCCCTGGCCCCGCGCGACGCGCTGGCCCGGCACGCCGCGGCGCGGGTTGCCGAGCACCGCTTCGAGTGGCTGCGTGAGCCCGAGACGGGCCTGGCGATGGTGCGTGGGCGCATCGCCAACCGTGGCGACCGGTTCAACGTCGGCGAAGCCACGCTCACCCGCTGCATCGCCCGCGTCACGCTCGGGGGCCACACCACGGCGGGTGTCGGCCATGTGCTCGGGCGCGACGACGAGCGGGCGCGCTGGATCGCGCAGCTCGACGCGCTGCTGCAGCAGCCCACGCTGCACGACACGCTGCAGCGCGAGGTGATCGCGCCGCTGAAGGTGGCACGCGAGCAGGTGCTGGCGGCCGAGCGTGCCCGGCATGCGGCGAGCCGTGTGTCGTTCTACACACTCGCGCCGGAGGGGGCCGCACCATGA
- a CDS encoding patatin-like phospholipase family protein, with protein MTNLVPPADTAHATSAPGGPIHQLSLSGGGFRAAFFHLGALHALATQGRLRELKMLVTISGGSIAAGFFLQEWLAVAREGAVSDDALAQCALRAQQALFRKSRHNPRLRALASVRALSSGLVRNEFGFSQAMARINRRWLRALHKVASTGLWPAPLPEWRIACSDYARGNRCVVVLGDKGLPRQPDASYLTMKDIPLPRALASSSAVPGVFEPIRCGELYLGDGGVLDNHGLREFDLALGHATCIDASAPVLPMQPIDGWATPMRAMDLMMEQTRGDVLRARNCTLISLRDPVPQPSGLDWWPHLRALRTDLDDFAATEAHLLFLAGHQSATGRPDIPAGCPPDMTALWRTMSEAAPAELPSDQAQHLADARDACMDDLERGQHVLFAGMQKRSAASVMVTMGSLFMLAITVVLLLTMARLAWNFTLGYIPQSSRTLSSNALLGLGWIGGGVWLWQYYTPRAGALFHNMRQWMGVIAGPIVLPAIVTMSIALRLKVLAFSNRDLTAWARSALLRYERRRQRAALEREAQRAAQAAAKEAAAKDTAPVSTKLPAD; from the coding sequence ATGACCAACCTCGTTCCGCCCGCCGACACTGCCCACGCCACCTCGGCACCTGGCGGGCCCATCCACCAGCTCTCGCTCTCGGGCGGCGGCTTCCGCGCGGCCTTCTTCCACCTCGGCGCCCTGCATGCGCTGGCCACGCAGGGCCGGCTGCGTGAGCTGAAGATGCTGGTCACCATCTCGGGCGGCTCGATCGCGGCGGGCTTCTTCCTCCAGGAGTGGCTGGCCGTGGCGCGGGAAGGCGCGGTGAGCGACGACGCGCTGGCGCAATGCGCGCTGCGCGCGCAGCAGGCGCTCTTTCGCAAGAGCCGGCACAACCCGCGGCTGCGCGCGCTGGCTTCGGTGCGAGCGCTGAGCAGCGGCCTGGTGCGCAACGAGTTCGGCTTCTCGCAGGCCATGGCACGCATCAACCGGCGCTGGCTGCGCGCGCTGCACAAGGTGGCGTCGACGGGCCTCTGGCCCGCGCCGCTGCCCGAGTGGCGCATCGCCTGTTCCGACTACGCGCGCGGCAACCGCTGCGTGGTGGTGCTGGGCGACAAGGGCCTGCCGCGCCAGCCCGACGCGAGCTACCTCACGATGAAAGACATTCCGCTGCCGCGCGCGCTCGCATCGTCGAGCGCGGTGCCCGGCGTCTTCGAACCCATCCGCTGCGGCGAGCTCTACCTGGGCGACGGCGGCGTGCTCGACAACCACGGCCTGCGCGAGTTCGACCTCGCGCTCGGCCACGCCACCTGTATCGACGCCTCGGCGCCGGTGTTGCCCATGCAGCCGATCGACGGCTGGGCCACGCCGATGCGTGCGATGGACCTGATGATGGAGCAGACCCGCGGCGACGTGCTGCGCGCCCGCAACTGCACCCTGATCTCGCTGCGCGACCCGGTGCCGCAGCCGAGCGGCCTCGACTGGTGGCCGCACCTGCGCGCGCTGCGCACCGACCTCGACGACTTCGCGGCGACCGAAGCGCACCTGCTTTTCCTCGCCGGCCACCAGAGCGCCACCGGCCGCCCCGACATCCCCGCCGGCTGCCCGCCCGACATGACGGCCCTCTGGCGCACCATGAGCGAGGCCGCCCCCGCCGAGCTGCCGAGCGACCAGGCCCAGCACCTGGCCGACGCGCGCGATGCCTGCATGGACGATCTCGAGCGTGGCCAGCACGTGCTCTTCGCGGGCATGCAGAAGCGCTCGGCCGCTTCGGTGATGGTGACGATGGGCTCGCTCTTCATGCTGGCGATCACCGTGGTGCTGCTGCTCACGATGGCGCGGCTGGCGTGGAACTTCACCCTCGGGTACATCCCGCAGTCGTCGCGCACACTGTCGAGCAATGCCTTGCTGGGTCTCGGCTGGATCGGCGGCGGCGTGTGGCTGTGGCAGTACTACACGCCACGGGCCGGTGCACTCTTCCACAACATGCGGCAGTGGATGGGCGTGATCGCCGGGCCCATCGTGCTGCCGGCGATCGTGACCATGTCGATCGCGCTGCGGCTCAAGGTGCTCGCGTTCTCGAACCGCGACCTCACCGCGTGGGCCCGCTCGGCCCTCTTGCGCTACGAGCGGCGCCGGCAACGGGCGGCGCTGGAGCGTGAGGCGCAGCGGGCGGCGCAGGCAGCGGCCAAGGAAGCGGCGGCGAAAGACACCGCGCCGGTCTCGACCAAGCTGCCCGCGGACTGA
- the phnF gene encoding phosphonate metabolism transcriptional regulator PhnF codes for MTLNASSHPADSPDTPAPVRRWEAIAAELRDDIVQGRLTPGQKLPNEATLAARFAVNRHTLRQAVQALAQEGFVRVAHGSGTYVRELVLDYALQRRTRLSQNLAAAGETADRELMAHEVVRAGEWARDLGVAASAKVQLLYTRATVRGRPINLATSAYPLPRLEGMVQALAQHGSVTAALRALGVPDYTRKRSVVSCRLPTVEEADALARPVTQPVLVVRYVNVDGEGLPVEAGRTLFAADAVQLTVEPDALET; via the coding sequence ATGACCCTGAACGCCTCGTCCCATCCCGCCGACAGCCCCGACACCCCCGCCCCCGTGCGCCGGTGGGAAGCCATTGCCGCCGAGCTGCGGGACGACATCGTGCAAGGCCGCCTGACCCCCGGCCAGAAGCTGCCCAACGAGGCCACGCTGGCCGCGCGCTTCGCGGTGAACCGCCACACGCTGCGCCAGGCGGTGCAGGCGCTGGCACAGGAAGGCTTCGTGCGGGTGGCGCACGGCAGCGGCACCTACGTGCGCGAGCTGGTTCTCGACTACGCACTCCAGCGCCGCACCCGCCTCTCGCAGAACCTGGCCGCCGCAGGCGAGACGGCCGACCGCGAGCTGATGGCGCACGAGGTGGTGCGCGCCGGCGAATGGGCGCGCGACCTCGGCGTGGCCGCCAGTGCCAAGGTGCAGCTGCTCTACACCCGCGCCACGGTGCGCGGCCGGCCGATCAACCTCGCCACCTCGGCCTACCCGCTGCCGCGGCTTGAGGGCATGGTGCAGGCGCTCGCGCAGCACGGCAGCGTCACCGCTGCGCTGCGCGCCCTGGGGGTGCCCGACTACACCCGCAAACGCAGCGTGGTCTCCTGCCGCCTGCCCACGGTGGAAGAGGCGGACGCGCTGGCACGCCCCGTCACGCAGCCGGTGCTGGTGGTGCGTTATGTGAACGTCGACGGCGAGGGCCTGCCGGTGGAGGCGGGTCGCACGCTGTTTGCCGCAGACGCGGTACAGCTCACCGTCGAGCCAGATGCTTTGGAGACATGA
- the phnK gene encoding phosphonate C-P lyase system protein PhnK — translation MTAPLLKVQGLHHQFPLARRFAVEDASLELHPGEVIALVGESGSGKSTLLNCIAGRLQPTRGQVLYTAADGEVLDVHRLTERERRRLERTEWGHVQQDASLGLRMNVSAGANIGERLMGQGQRHYGELRSTATEWMQRVELQPERIDDSPRAFSGGMRQRLQIARNLVTRPRLVLMDEPTSGLDVSVQARLLDLIRLLVARLHLSAIIVTHDLGVARLLAHRTLVMREGRIVEQGLTDRVLDDPQHAYTQLLVSSVVAP, via the coding sequence ATGACCGCACCGCTTCTGAAGGTGCAGGGCCTGCACCACCAGTTCCCCCTTGCACGCCGCTTCGCGGTGGAGGACGCGAGCCTCGAATTGCACCCCGGCGAGGTGATCGCCCTCGTCGGCGAGTCGGGCTCGGGCAAGAGCACGCTGCTCAACTGCATCGCCGGCCGCCTGCAACCCACCCGCGGCCAGGTGCTCTACACCGCGGCCGACGGCGAGGTGCTCGACGTGCACCGCCTGACCGAGCGCGAGCGCCGCCGGCTCGAGCGCACCGAGTGGGGCCACGTGCAGCAGGACGCGAGCCTTGGCCTGCGCATGAACGTGAGCGCCGGGGCCAACATCGGCGAGCGCCTGATGGGCCAGGGCCAGCGCCACTACGGCGAGCTGCGCAGCACCGCCACCGAGTGGATGCAGCGCGTGGAGCTGCAACCCGAGCGCATCGACGATTCGCCTCGTGCCTTCTCGGGCGGCATGCGCCAGCGCCTGCAGATCGCGCGCAACCTCGTCACCCGCCCGCGCCTGGTGTTGATGGACGAGCCCACCTCCGGCCTCGACGTCTCGGTGCAGGCCCGCCTGCTCGACCTCATCCGCCTGCTGGTGGCGCGGCTGCACCTCTCGGCCATCATCGTCACGCACGACCTCGGCGTGGCACGGCTGCTCGCGCACCGCACGCTGGTGATGCGCGAAGGCCGCATCGTCGAGCAGGGTCTCACCGACCGGGTGCTCGACGACCCGCAGCACGCGTACACGCAGCTGCTCGTCTCTTCCGTGGTGGCCCCATGA
- a CDS encoding phosphonate metabolism protein/1,5-bisphosphokinase (PRPP-forming) PhnN encodes MLHDDPLLLPLSTRLHTHSRHLLVVVGRSGVGKDAVIGAWLRRFAPGTRPHLARRVITRERHPSEDHEPVSVSAFHRLVAEHQLAFHWHAHSLHYGVRWSELAALHEGRCVVVNGSRQHLPQLREQAPQARVVEIVLPEALRQQRLQSRGRETAAELATRLSRGAPESGADLVIDNSGPIDEAVAELHDWWTAGTRSPLLAVQQAVRP; translated from the coding sequence ATGCTGCACGACGATCCTCTGCTCTTGCCCCTGTCCACCCGTTTGCACACCCACAGCCGGCACCTGCTGGTGGTGGTGGGCCGCTCCGGCGTGGGCAAGGACGCGGTGATCGGCGCCTGGCTGCGCCGCTTCGCGCCCGGCACCCGCCCGCACCTCGCCCGCCGCGTGATCACGCGCGAGCGCCACCCGAGTGAAGACCACGAGCCGGTGTCGGTCAGTGCCTTCCACCGGCTGGTGGCCGAGCACCAGCTCGCGTTTCACTGGCACGCGCACAGCCTGCACTACGGCGTGCGATGGTCGGAGCTGGCCGCCTTGCATGAGGGCCGCTGCGTGGTGGTCAACGGCTCGCGGCAGCACCTGCCGCAGTTGCGCGAGCAGGCGCCGCAGGCCCGTGTGGTCGAGATCGTGTTGCCGGAGGCGCTGCGCCAACAGCGCCTGCAAAGCCGGGGCCGCGAGACGGCGGCGGAGCTGGCCACGCGGCTGTCGCGCGGCGCGCCCGAGAGCGGCGCCGACCTCGTGATCGACAACAGCGGCCCGATCGACGAAGCCGTGGCCGAGCTGCACGACTGGTGGACCGCCGGCACCCGCTCGCCCCTGCTCGCCGTGCAACAAGCCGTGCGACCGTGA
- a CDS encoding alpha-D-ribose 1-methylphosphonate 5-triphosphate diphosphatase: protein MNDLILTNARIVLAGELVHGSVRVQDGQITDITPGATAVPQAHDLDGDFLLPGLVEVHTDNLERHVTPRPKVHFPMLGAVQAHDAEVASAGITTVLDAIGVGDPYDEGFRSKDQSELLHVLDRLDDAGLLRADHLIHVRCELPAHNARALFEPFAKHPRLRLISLMDHTPGQRQWSEIEHARTYYTGKKGWSREQFEAEVRIAPERQQKYAMPNRAWFTDFAHTHGVALATHDDTTVEHVDEAKALGASMSEFPTTLAAAQRAKALGLSTVMGAPNVIRGGSHSGNVAAMTLAREGVLDALSSDYVPSSLLRAAWQLSDDAGFSLPDAVKVVTRNAARAVGLHDRGEVAPGLRGDLLRVRVLGRQPLVRETWVQGRRVA from the coding sequence ATGAACGACCTCATCCTCACCAACGCCCGCATCGTGCTCGCGGGCGAGCTCGTGCACGGCAGCGTGCGCGTGCAAGATGGCCAGATCACCGACATCACGCCTGGCGCCACCGCCGTGCCCCAGGCCCACGACCTCGATGGCGACTTCCTCCTGCCCGGCCTGGTGGAGGTGCACACCGACAACCTCGAGCGCCACGTCACGCCGCGCCCCAAGGTCCACTTCCCCATGCTCGGCGCGGTGCAGGCGCACGACGCCGAGGTGGCCTCGGCCGGCATCACGACCGTGCTCGATGCCATCGGCGTGGGCGACCCGTATGACGAAGGTTTTCGCTCCAAGGACCAGAGCGAGCTGCTGCACGTGCTCGACCGGCTGGATGACGCCGGCCTGCTGCGCGCCGACCACCTGATCCATGTGCGCTGCGAGCTGCCCGCGCACAACGCCCGCGCGCTCTTCGAGCCCTTCGCGAAGCACCCGCGCCTGCGCCTCATCTCGCTGATGGACCACACGCCCGGCCAGCGCCAGTGGAGCGAGATCGAGCATGCCCGCACCTACTACACCGGCAAGAAGGGCTGGAGCCGCGAGCAGTTCGAGGCCGAGGTGCGCATCGCGCCCGAGCGCCAGCAGAAATACGCCATGCCCAACCGCGCCTGGTTCACCGACTTCGCGCACACCCACGGCGTGGCGCTCGCCACGCACGACGACACCACCGTCGAGCATGTGGACGAGGCCAAGGCCTTGGGCGCCAGCATGAGCGAGTTCCCCACCACCCTGGCCGCCGCGCAGCGCGCCAAGGCGCTGGGCCTCAGCACGGTGATGGGCGCGCCCAACGTGATCCGCGGCGGTTCGCACTCGGGCAACGTGGCCGCGATGACGCTGGCGCGCGAAGGCGTGCTGGATGCGCTGTCGTCCGACTACGTGCCGTCGAGCCTCTTGCGCGCGGCGTGGCAGTTGTCGGACGACGCGGGCTTCAGCCTTCCCGACGCGGTGAAGGTCGTGACGCGCAACGCCGCTCGCGCGGTGGGCCTGCACGACCGCGGCGAGGTCGCCCCCGGCCTGCGCGGCGACCTGCTGCGCGTGCGTGTGCTCGGCCGCCAGCCGCTGGTGCGAGAGACCTGGGTGCAGGGCCGCCGCGTGGCCTGA
- a CDS encoding carbon-phosphorus lyase complex subunit PhnI, which translates to MYIAVKGGEAAIEASRTLLATARRGDPAVRELEVAQIREQLGLLVDRVMAEASLYDPELAALALKQARGDAVEAIFLLRAYRTTLPLLAATEPIDTARMQVRRRVSAIFKDLPGGQLLGPTYDYTQRLLDFSLASVPQPVRAELVEAPLETGTSPSTGPGRTEGGVPHALDTLIAEGLVEATTPSDGDPTPPDITRNPPVFPLPRSARLQMLARADEGWVLGMAYATQRGYAHSHPFGGDIRFGQVEVEIVPDELGFPVVVGEIEVTECQMINQFEGSASVPPQFTCGYGLVYGHGERKAMAMSLVDRALRADEFGEDITAPVQQQEFVLPQGDSIEASGFVQHLKLPHYVTFESELQLIRKLREEFAK; encoded by the coding sequence ATGTACATCGCCGTCAAAGGCGGTGAAGCCGCCATCGAGGCTTCGCGCACCCTGCTCGCCACCGCGCGCCGCGGCGACCCGGCGGTGCGCGAGCTCGAAGTCGCGCAGATCCGCGAACAGCTCGGCCTCCTGGTCGACCGGGTGATGGCCGAAGCCTCGCTCTACGACCCCGAGCTCGCCGCGCTCGCGCTCAAGCAGGCGCGGGGCGATGCGGTCGAAGCGATCTTCCTGCTGCGCGCCTACCGCACCACGCTGCCGCTGCTGGCCGCCACCGAGCCGATTGACACCGCCCGCATGCAGGTGCGACGCCGTGTGTCGGCCATCTTCAAAGATCTGCCGGGGGGGCAGCTGCTCGGGCCGACGTATGACTACACGCAGCGGCTGCTGGATTTTTCGCTGGCGTCCGTTCCCCAACCCGTTCGGGCTGAGCTTGTCGAAGCCCCGCTCGAAACCGGCACGAGCCCTTCGACAGGCCCAGGGCGAACGGAGGGCGGGGTGCCCCACGCCCTCGACACCCTCATCGCCGAAGGCCTGGTCGAAGCTACCACCCCGAGCGACGGCGACCCCACACCGCCCGACATCACGCGCAACCCGCCCGTCTTCCCGCTCCCACGCAGCGCCCGCCTGCAGATGCTGGCCCGTGCCGACGAAGGCTGGGTGCTCGGCATGGCCTACGCCACGCAGCGCGGCTACGCGCACAGCCACCCCTTCGGCGGCGACATCCGCTTCGGCCAGGTCGAGGTGGAGATCGTGCCCGACGAGTTGGGCTTCCCGGTCGTGGTCGGCGAGATCGAGGTCACCGAGTGCCAGATGATCAACCAGTTCGAAGGCTCGGCGAGCGTGCCGCCGCAGTTCACCTGCGGCTACGGCCTCGTCTACGGCCACGGCGAGCGCAAGGCGATGGCCATGTCGCTGGTCGACCGCGCGTTGCGGGCCGACGAGTTCGGCGAAGACATCACCGCGCCGGTGCAACAACAGGAGTTCGTGCTGCCGCAAGGCGACAGCATCGAGGCCTCGGGCTTCGTGCAGCACCTGAAGCTGCCGCACTACGTGACCTTCGAGTCGGAGCTTCAGCTGATCCGCAAACTGCGCGAGGAGTTCGCGAAATGA
- the phnH gene encoding phosphonate C-P lyase system protein PhnH: protein MNARADLLANMPRGFADATHDAQAVFRAVLDALSRPGRLQTLAASDGLQAPAPLSRGLTAVLLTLLDAETSLHLDGPLASDAAWLYARFHTGVQPAAREAADFVAVRAAEASLEGLRLGTDEAPQHGATLIVDTSTLAGQSLVLSGPGIEHTQRIGLCGLSVEFWQRRIAQERLFPRGVDLLIVCGSQLIAVPRSTHITMETT, encoded by the coding sequence ATGAACGCCAGAGCCGACCTTCTCGCCAACATGCCGCGCGGCTTTGCCGACGCCACGCACGATGCGCAGGCCGTCTTCCGCGCGGTGCTCGACGCCCTCTCGCGCCCCGGCCGCCTGCAGACGCTTGCTGCGAGCGACGGCCTGCAAGCGCCCGCGCCGCTCTCGCGCGGCTTGACGGCCGTGCTGCTCACGCTGCTCGACGCCGAGACCTCGCTGCACCTCGACGGCCCGCTCGCGAGCGATGCCGCCTGGCTGTACGCGCGCTTCCACACCGGCGTGCAGCCGGCCGCACGCGAGGCCGCCGATTTCGTGGCCGTGCGCGCCGCCGAGGCGAGTCTCGAAGGCTTGCGCCTGGGCACCGATGAAGCCCCGCAACACGGCGCCACGCTGATCGTCGACACCAGCACGCTCGCCGGTCAATCGCTGGTGCTCAGCGGCCCTGGCATCGAGCACACGCAGCGCATCGGCCTGTGCGGACTCTCCGTCGAGTTCTGGCAACGGCGTATCGCGCAGGAGCGGCTCTTCCCGCGTGGCGTCGATCTCTTGATCGTCTGCGGGTCGCAGCTCATCGCGGTTCCGCGCTCGACCCACATCACGATGGAGACGACCTGA
- the phnL gene encoding phosphonate C-P lyase system protein PhnL — protein sequence MTMLQIESLSKHFTLHLRGGLELPVLKRVSLTVQPGECVALLGASGQGKSTLMKCLYGSYGANSGAIWFDASEGRVDIAQATPQQMLALRRKDIAYVSQFLRAVPRVPALDVVAERWLQARPALDADDAQEEARDEVRRLFTRLNLPESLWTLPPATFSGGEQQRVNIARGFIEPARLLLLDEPTASLDAANRRVVIELIHEARAAGTAVVGIFHDEEVRDAVASRCVAIAPAPHPVRAEPVEAPLSHAVMPFDKLRANGNPCTP from the coding sequence ATGACGATGCTGCAGATCGAATCGCTTTCCAAACACTTCACCTTGCACCTGCGCGGCGGGCTGGAGCTGCCCGTGCTCAAGCGCGTGTCGCTCACCGTGCAGCCAGGCGAATGCGTGGCCCTGCTCGGCGCCTCGGGCCAGGGCAAGAGCACGCTGATGAAGTGCCTCTACGGCAGCTACGGCGCCAACAGCGGCGCCATCTGGTTCGACGCAAGCGAAGGCCGCGTCGACATCGCGCAGGCCACGCCGCAGCAGATGCTCGCGCTGCGCCGCAAGGACATCGCCTACGTCAGTCAGTTCCTGCGCGCCGTGCCGCGCGTGCCGGCTCTCGACGTGGTGGCCGAGCGCTGGCTGCAGGCCCGGCCCGCACTGGATGCGGACGACGCCCAGGAAGAAGCGAGAGACGAAGTGCGTCGCCTCTTCACGCGCCTGAACCTGCCCGAGAGCCTGTGGACGCTGCCGCCCGCCACCTTCTCGGGCGGCGAGCAGCAGCGTGTCAACATCGCCCGCGGCTTCATCGAGCCCGCCCGGCTGTTGCTGCTCGACGAGCCCACCGCCTCGCTCGACGCGGCCAACCGCCGCGTGGTGATCGAGCTCATCCACGAAGCCCGCGCCGCCGGCACCGCGGTCGTCGGCATCTTCCACGACGAGGAAGTGCGCGACGCCGTGGCGAGCCGTTGTGTCGCCATCGCACCAGCGCCCCACCCCGTTCGGGCTGAGCCTGTCGAAGCCCCTCTCAGCCATGCCGTCATGCCCTTCGACAAGCTCAGGGCGAACGGGAACCCGTGCACCCCATGA
- a CDS encoding GNAT family N-acetyltransferase has product MPAELDVREAKRTDIRTLIDLYTAAGLDTRGPHDEAEMRMNWDRMHTAAPGVRVFIFSLAGLPVGTYTLFILPLLAHNGAPEAIVEDVAVHPEAQGQGIGRRMMEHARELAREAGCYKLALSSNQKRVEAHAFYERLGFERHGFSFVVTP; this is encoded by the coding sequence ATGCCCGCTGAACTCGACGTGCGCGAAGCCAAGCGCACCGACATCCGCACGCTGATCGACCTCTACACCGCCGCCGGCCTCGACACCCGCGGCCCGCACGACGAGGCCGAGATGCGCATGAACTGGGACCGCATGCACACCGCCGCGCCCGGCGTGCGCGTTTTCATCTTCTCGCTCGCCGGCCTGCCGGTGGGCACCTACACGCTCTTCATCCTGCCGCTGCTCGCGCACAACGGCGCGCCCGAGGCGATCGTCGAAGACGTGGCGGTGCACCCCGAGGCGCAAGGCCAGGGCATCGGCCGCCGCATGATGGAGCACGCCCGCGAGCTGGCGCGCGAGGCCGGCTGCTACAAGCTCGCGCTCTCGTCGAACCAGAAACGCGTGGAGGCGCATGCCTTCTACGAGCGCCTCGGCTTCGAGCGACACGGGTTCAGCTTCGTGGTGACGCCATGA
- a CDS encoding DUF1045 domain-containing protein, producing the protein MRHAVYFAPPPTHPLWRAGCEWLQRDPSAPEAPVPQREHVREPWRYGFHATLKPPIRLAEGRDETSLHETLARLAQRTPSFTMPSLSVQWLSGFLALLPVEPLSRSHPLHRLADDCVVQLDPWRAPPTPDETQRRLKLRLDDEQHDLLQRYGYPHVLARWRFHMTLTDSLPHDMGLRAALQREAERHFARALAQPLVCDAVCLFVEPAPGRPFRLVQRFPLGQ; encoded by the coding sequence ATGCGCCATGCCGTGTATTTCGCCCCGCCGCCCACGCACCCCCTCTGGCGTGCCGGCTGCGAGTGGCTGCAGCGCGACCCGTCGGCGCCCGAGGCGCCCGTGCCGCAGCGTGAACATGTGCGCGAGCCCTGGCGCTACGGCTTCCACGCCACGCTGAAACCGCCCATCCGCCTGGCCGAAGGGCGCGACGAGACCAGCCTGCACGAGACCCTGGCGAGGCTTGCGCAGCGCACGCCCTCGTTCACCATGCCGTCCCTGTCGGTGCAATGGCTGAGCGGCTTCCTCGCGCTGCTGCCGGTGGAGCCGCTCTCGCGCAGCCACCCGCTGCACCGCTTGGCCGACGACTGCGTGGTGCAGCTCGACCCCTGGCGCGCGCCACCCACGCCCGACGAAACCCAGCGCCGCCTGAAGCTGCGGCTCGACGACGAGCAGCACGACCTGCTGCAGCGCTACGGCTACCCGCATGTGCTGGCGCGCTGGCGTTTCCACATGACGCTGACCGATTCACTGCCGCATGACATGGGCCTGCGCGCCGCCTTGCAGCGCGAGGCCGAGCGGCACTTCGCCCGCGCGCTCGCGCAGCCGCTGGTGTGCGATGCGGTCTGCCTCTTCGTGGAGCCCGCGCCCGGCCGGCCCTTCCGGCTGGTGCAACGCTTCCCGCTCGGGCAGTAG